In Gemmata obscuriglobus, a single genomic region encodes these proteins:
- the purQ gene encoding phosphoribosylformylglycinamidine synthase I, translating into MATPHALILRAPGTNCDHEVQTAFEMVGAPSTRLHLNALRENPKALRDHQILVLPGGFSYGDDVGAGKIQALYLQHFLSDAMREFRDQEKLILGICNGFQVMLKAGLLMPVDEEEGPIATLTNNDSGHYEDRWIHLRATPGKCPFLKGVEQIHLPVGHGEGRFMCRKEWIAKGLEQSGQVVLRYVDQHGIRGGYPINPNGAQDDIAGICDTTGRALGLMPHPDRHLFPTQHPQWTRRGLKSEGDGLAIFRNAVEFFKD; encoded by the coding sequence ATGGCCACTCCACACGCACTGATCCTTCGGGCACCCGGGACCAACTGCGATCACGAGGTCCAGACCGCATTCGAGATGGTCGGCGCGCCCTCCACTCGTTTGCATCTGAACGCCCTCCGCGAGAACCCGAAGGCCCTTCGCGACCACCAGATTCTCGTGCTGCCCGGCGGGTTCTCTTACGGCGACGATGTCGGCGCCGGGAAGATTCAAGCTCTGTACCTTCAGCACTTCCTCAGCGACGCGATGCGGGAGTTCCGCGATCAGGAGAAGCTCATTCTCGGTATCTGTAACGGCTTCCAGGTGATGCTGAAGGCCGGGCTGCTGATGCCGGTGGACGAGGAAGAAGGTCCGATTGCGACGCTTACGAATAATGACTCCGGACACTACGAGGATCGCTGGATTCACCTCCGGGCCACACCGGGGAAGTGCCCCTTCCTGAAGGGCGTGGAACAGATTCACCTACCCGTCGGCCACGGTGAAGGGCGGTTTATGTGTCGGAAAGAATGGATTGCGAAAGGGTTAGAGCAATCCGGTCAGGTGGTATTGCGGTACGTTGACCAACACGGAATCCGCGGCGGCTACCCCATCAACCCGAACGGTGCCCAGGACGACATCGCCGGGATTTGTGACACCACCGGGCGAGCTTTGGGGCTAATGCCGCACCCCGACCGGCACCTTTTCCCGACCCAGCACCCGCAGTGGACGCGTCGCGGGCTGAAGTCCGAAGGTGATGGCCTCGCCATCTTCCGTAACGCGGTTGAGTTTTTCAAAGACTGA